A section of the Citrus sinensis cultivar Valencia sweet orange chromosome 8, DVS_A1.0, whole genome shotgun sequence genome encodes:
- the LOC102609517 gene encoding AAA-ATPase At3g50940-like, whose product MIFNTTQMPSTRTIVSAVASTTATFMVIRSIARDYLPREVQSYFALKLKDFISSFSNELTFVIDEYDDGLNQNKLFKAAKIYLEPKIPPNVKRIKINLPRKETNISLSVEKNEEIVDVFNGVHLKWKFESKPTPSEAINKRSITKGYTVKDHAACFELSFHKKNKDFVLGTYIPHVLKKSKEISQKKKTLKLFTLGSHRGMIGDKSIWQSVNLDHPANFDTLAMDFDMKKTIMDDLERFLQRKEFYRRVGKAWKRGYLLFGPPGTGKSSLIAAMANYLKFDIYDLELSNLRGNNDLRHILIATENKSILVVEDIDCCIDRQDRLSRARATNPGVLIPGSEQQQNQYVITLSGLLNFIDGLWSSCGDERIIIFTTNHKDRLDPALLRPGRMDVHIHMSYCTPCGFKMLASNYLGITEHPLFVEIEKLIETAKATPADVAEQLLRNEVPELALSGLIEFLETKKRANDDSEAKAAEERGES is encoded by the exons atgatttttaacaCTACCCAAATGCCATCAACTAGGACCATTGTATCTGCTGTGGCCTCTACAACAGCTACATTTATGGTCATTCGATCCATTGCTCGCGATTACTTGCCTCGTGAGGTTCAATCTTACTTTGCTTTGAAGCtcaaagattttatttcaagTTTTTCTAACGAGTTAACCTTTGTCATTGATGAATATGATGATGGTCTCAAccaaaacaagctctttaaaGCTGCAAAGATTTATCTTGAACCCAAAATCCCTCCCAATGTGAagagaatcaaaatcaatttgccAAGGAAAGAAACTAATATTTCACTTTCTGTtgagaaaaatgaagagaTTGTTGATGTCTTTAATGGAGTTCACTTAAAATGGAAGTTTGAGTCAAAACCAACCCCATCTGAGGCCATCAACAAAAGGTCAATTACTAAAGGTTATACGGTGAAAGATCATGCTGCATGCTTTGAGCTGAGCTTtcacaagaaaaacaaagactTTGTTTTAGGTACTTACATACCTCATGTCTTGAAGAAGTCTAAAGAAATAAgccagaaaaagaaaactttgaAGCTTTTTACTTTGGGGTCTCACAGAGGAATGATTGGTGATAAATCAATATGGCAATCAGTGAATCTTGATCATCCGGCAAATTTTGATACATTGGCTATGGATTTTGATATGAAGAAGACGATAATGGATGATCTAGAGAGGTTTCTGCAGAGGAAGGAATTTTATCGAAGAGTAGGCAAGGCATGGAAACGAGGGTATTTACTGTTTGGTCCTCCAGGGACTGGCAAGTCAAGCTTGATCGCGGCCATGGCTAATTATCTCAAATTTGATATCTATGACTTGGAGTTATCTAATCTTCGGGGAAATAATGATTTAAGGCATATACTGATTGCCACAGAGAACAAGTCCATTCTGGTTGTGGAGGACATTGATTGTTGCATTGACCGGCAGGACAGGCTTTCGCGGGCAAGGGCTACAAATCCTGGTGTTCTCATACCAGGATCtgaacaacaacaaaatcag TATGTTATAACCTTATCAGGATTGTTAAACTTCATTGATGGATTGTGGTCAAGCTGTGGAGATGAGCGGATCATAATATTCACAACCAATCATAAAGACAGGCTTGACCCTGCTTTGTTGCGCCCCGGTCGTATGGATGTGCATATCCACATGTCATACTGCACTCCATGTGGGTTCAAAATGCTGGCCTCCAACTACCTTGGGATCACAGAGCATCCACTTTTCGTGGAGATTGAAAAGCTGATAGAGACAGCAAAGGCGACGCCTGCGGATGTAGCTGAGCAGCTGCTGAGGAATGAGGTGCCTGAACTTGCACTAAGTGGCCTGATTGAGTTTCTTGAGACTAAGAAGAGAGCTAATGATGATAGTGAAGCCAAAGCAGCAGAGGAGAGAGGAGAGAGCTAG
- the LOC102611810 gene encoding protein HYPER-SENSITIVITY-RELATED 4-like encodes MSLNTTQMLSTTTIVSAAASAAATAMVIRSITHDYLPFEVRAYFAVKLKSLLARFSSELTLVINEYDDGLNQNVLFKAAKLYLEPRIPPYVKRIKINLPNKETKISCSVEKDEEIVDVFNGVQLKWRFSSKQVPTEMVHHPDHYNPVVKSEDRCFELSFHKKYKQVVMDSYIPHVLKQSKETSTQKKTLKLFTLRYDRMHGMRGDVWQSVNLDHPATFDTLAMDSDMKQMIMDDLERFVKRKEFYRNVGKAWKRGYLLYGPPGTGKSSLIAAMANYLNFDVYDLELTNLRGNMELRNLLIATENKSILVVEDIDCSIELQDRFAKAKATNAMDLNVIQPVMNLNQVPQVTLSGMLNFIDGLWSSCGDERIIIFTTNHKDRLDPAFLRPGRMDVHIHMSYCTSCGFKMLASSYLGITEHPLFLEVEGLIEKAKVTPADVAEQLMRNEVPEIALRELIQFLEIKRRESDESKAKEVKEERAEEAESVRAIEA; translated from the exons atgTCTCTTAACACTACCCAAATGCTATCAACCACCACCATAGTATCCGCTGCAGCTTCTGCAGCGGCCACAGCTATGGTTATTCGATCCATTACTCATGATTACTTGCCTTTTGAGGTTAGAGCCTACTTTGCTGTAAAACTCAAATCTCTTCTTGCAAGATTTTCTAGTGAGTTGACGTTAGTCATTAACGAATATGATGATGGCCTTAACCAAAACGTGCTCTTTAAAGCTGCAAAGCTTTATCTTGAACCCAGAATCCCACCCTACGTGAAGCGAATTAAGATCAACTTGCCAAACAAGGAAACCAAGATTTCATGCTCTGTTGAAAAAGATGAGGAGATTGTTGATGTCTTTAATGGAGTTCAACTGAAATGGAGGTTTTCTTCAAAACAAGTCCCTACAGAGATGGTTCATCATCCGGACCATTACAACCCTGTGGTTAAATCCGAGGACAGATGCTTTGAGCTCAGTTTTCACAAGAAGTATAAGCAAGTGGTCATGGATAGTTACATTCCTCACGTATTGAAGCAATCTAAAGAAACAAGCACGCAAAAGAAAACCCTGAAGCTTTTTACCTTGAGGTATGATAGGATGCACGGGATGAGAGGAGATGTATGGCAATCAGTGAATCTTGATCATCCGGCCACTTTTGATACGCTGGCAATGGATTCTGATATGAAGCAGATGATAATGGATGATCTCGAGAGGTTTGTGAAGAGGAAGGAGTTTTACAGAAATGTGGGCAAGGCATGGAAACGCGGGTATTTGTTGTATGGTCCTCCAGGTACAGGGAAGTCAAGCTTGATTGCGGCCATGGCTAATTATCTGAATTTTGATGTTTATGACTTGGAGTTGACAAATCTCAGAGGGAATATGGAGTTAAGGAATTTGCTGATCGCCACAGAGAATAAATCCATTCTCGTTGTGGAGGACATTGATTGTTCCATTGAGTTGCAGGATAGGTTTGCAAAGGCAAAAGCTACCAATGCTATGGACTTGAATGTGATCCAACCCGTTATGAATCTTAATCAAGTACCTCAG GTGACTTTGTCTGGAATGCTAAACTTCATAGATGGACTATGGTCGAGCTGTGGGGATGAGCGGATCATAATATTCACAACCAATCATAAAGACAGGCTGGACCCTGCTTTCTTGCGCCCTGGTCGCATGGATGTGCACATTCACATGTCCTATTGCACTTCATGTGGGTTCAAAATGCTGGCCTCAAGCTACCTTGGAATTACCGAGCATCCACTTTTCTTGGAGGTTGAAGGGTTGATAGAGAAAGCAAAGGTGACGCCTGCTGATGTAGCTGAGCAGCTGATGAGGAATGAGGTGCCCGAAATTGCACTTAGGGAGCTAATTCAGTTTCTTGAGATAAAGAGGAGGGAAAGTGATGAAAGCAAAGCTAAAGAAGTGAAAGAAGAGAGAGCAGAGGAAGCAGAAAGTGTTCGAGCAATTGAAGCTTAA
- the LOC102610005 gene encoding bifunctional dihydrofolate reductase-thymidylate synthase-like, with the protein MAADSKTSLSNGNVSTQPNPKRSYQVVVAATRDMGIGKDGKLPWKLPSDLKFFKEITQITSDAGKRNAVIMGRKTWESIPLEHRPLPGRLNVVLTRSGSFDIATVENVVICGSIGSALELLAASPYCLSIEKVFVIGGGQILSEALNAPECDAIHITEIETRIECDTFIPSIDSSVFQPWYSSFPIVENNIRYCLSTYVRVRSAAVESLSQNNDIVLDSKTNSDKFEVKQFSFLPKMVFEKHEEYLYLRLVQDIISDGNLKDDRTGTGTLSKFGCQMRYNLRTTFPLLTTKKVFWRGVVEELLWFISGSTNAKVLQEKDIHIWDGNASREYLDSVGLTDREEGDLGPVYGFQWRNFGARYTNMHADYSGQGFDQLLDVINKIKNNPNDRRIVLSAWNPSDLKLMALPPCHMFAQFYMANGELSCQMYQRSADMGLGVPFNIASYALLTCMIAHVCDLAPGDFIHVIGDAHVYRNHVRPLEEQLQKLPKPFPILKINPEKKDIDSFVAEDFKLIGYDPHQKIEMKMAV; encoded by the exons ATGGCTGCTGACTCCAAGACAAGCCTTTCTAACGGCAATGTCAGTACCCAGCCTAATCCCAAGAGGTCTTACCAAGTTGTTGTGGCTGCAACTAGAGATATGGGTATTGGTAAGGACGGGAAATTACCCTGGAAATTGCCATCTGATCTCAAATTCTTCAAGGAAATCACTCAGATAACTTCAGATGCTGGGAAAAGGAATGCAGTCATAATGGGCAGAAAAACATGGGAAAGTATTCCTCTTGAGCATCGACCTCTGCCTGGTCGGCTTAATGTGGTTCTTACTCGTTCTGGAAGTTTTGATATTGCTACAGTTGAGAATGTTGTGATATGTGGAAGCATTGGTTCTGCTTTAGaattgttggctgcttctccTTATTGTTTGTCAATTGAGAAAGTTTTTGTTATTGGAGGCGGCCAGATCTTAAG CGAGGCTCTCAATGCTCCTGAATGTGATGCTATCCACATTACTGAAATTGAGACCAGGATTGAGTGTGACACATTTATTCCATCGATTGATTCATCTGTATTTCAGCCATGGTACTCATCCTTTCCCATTGTGGAAAACAACATTCGGTATTGCCTTAGTACTTATGTTCGTGTGAGAAGTGCTGCGGTGGAATCCCTTAGTCAAAACAATGATATTGTCCTTGATAGTAAGACAAATTCTGACAAGTTTGAGGTCAAGCAGTTCTCATTCCTGCCGAAGATGGTTTTTGAGAAACATGAGGAGTACTTGTATCTAAGACTTGTTCAGGACATCATCTCAGATGGCAATCTGAAGGATGACAGGACAGGAACTGGTACATTGTCCAAATTTGGTTGCCAG ATGCGGTACAATTTGCGCACAACTTTTCCGCTTCTTACAACCAAG AAAGTATTTTGGCGAGGTGTTGTCGAGGAACTTCTCTGGTTCATCAGTGGTTCAACAAATGCCAAG GTTCTTCAGGAAAAGGATATTCATATATGGGATGGCAATGCATCCAGGGAATATCTTGATAG TGTTGGTTTGACGGACAGAGAGGAGGGTGACCTAGGACCTGTATATGGTTTTCAATGGAGGAACTTTGGTGCAAG GTATACTAACATGCATGCTGACTACTCTGGCCAAGGCTTTGATCAGTTGCTAGATGTTAttaacaagattaagaataatCCAAATGATCGGCGGATTGTACTCTCGGCTTGGAATCCTTCTGATCTCAAATTGATGGCGCTTCCACCTTGCCACATGTTTGCTCAG TTCTATATGGCTAATGGGGAGTTATCATGTCAAATGTATCAGCGCTCTGCTGATATGGGCCTGGGTGTGCCGTTTAACATTGCTTCATATGCCCTCTTGACATGCATGATTGCTCATGTTTGTG ATCTTGCTCCTGGCGATTTCATTCATGTCATTGGTGATGCTCATGTTTATCGCAATCATGTCAGGCCCCTGGAGGAACAACTTCAGAAACTGCCAAAGCCTTTTCCA ATTTTGAAGATCAATCCTGAGAAGAAAGATATAGATTCTTTTGTAGCAGAGGATTTCAAACTTATAGGTTATGATCCACACCagaaaatagaaatgaaaatggCGGTATAG
- the LOC102612099 gene encoding diaminopimelate decarboxylase 1, chloroplastic-like, with protein sequence MAATQLCSNSASLSKALTQNPFPKIPISPLKTTLNFQRTLKPFTLKAVLSQNPAKSQTHTAPVEHCFSKKADGFLYCEDVRVQDVMETVEKRPFYLYSKPQITRNVEAYKQALEGLNSIIGYAIKANNNYKILEHLRKLGCGAVLVSGNELRLALRAGFDPTKCIFNGNGKLLEDLVLAAQEGVFVNVDSEFDLENIVVASRIAGKKVNVLLRINPDVDPQVHPYVATGNKNSKFGIRNEKLQWFLDAVKAHPNELKLVGAHCHLGSTITKVDIFRDAAVLMVNYIDKIRAQGFEVDYLNIGGGLGIDYYHTGAVLPKPRNLIDTVRELVLSRNLNLIIEPGRSLIANTCCLVNHVTGVKTNGTKNFIVIDGSMAELIRPSLYDAYQHIELVSPAPQDAEISKFDVVGPVCESADFLGKERELPTPDRGAGLVVHDAGAYCMSMASTYNLKMRPPEYWVEEDGSVSKIRHGEIFEDHMRFFEGL encoded by the exons ATGGCCGCCACTCAGCTTTGCTCTAATTCAGCCTCTCTTTCCAAAGCCCTAACCCAAAACCCATTTCCGAAAATCCCCATTTCACCCCTCAAAACCACCTTAAACTTCCAAAGAACCCTAAAACCCTTCACTCTCAAAGCAGTCCTCTCCCAAAACCCCGCGAAATCCCAGACACACACAGCCCCAGTCGAGCACTGCTTCAGCAAGAAAGCTGACGGCTTTCTCTACTGTGAAGATGTTAGAGTTCAGGATGTCATGGAGACAGTTGAAAAAAGACCTTTTTATTTGTACAGTAAGCCTCAGATCACTAGAAATGTGGAGGCTTATAAACAAGCCCTTGAGGGGCTGAATTCTATCATTGGTTATGCCATTAAGGCTAATAATAACTACAAGATTTTGGAACATTTGAGAAAATTGGGTTGTGGAGCTGTTCTTGTTAGTGGCAATGAGCTGAGGCTTGCTCTTCGAGCTGGATTTGATCCCACCAA GTGTATCTTTAATGGGAATGGGAAGCTTTTGGAGGATTTGGTGCTGGCTGCACAAGAGGGTGTGTTTGTTAATGTTGATAGTGAGTTTGACTTGGAGAATATTGTTGTAGCTTCAAGAATTGCTGGCAAGAAGGTTAATGTGTTGCTTCGGATTAATCCTGATGTGGATCCTCAG GTCCATCCTTATGTTGCTACTGGGAACAAGAACTCTAAATTTGGCATTAGGAATGAGAAGTTGCAATGGTTTTTGGATGCCGTGAAGGCACATCCTAATGAGTTGAAGCTTGTGGGGGCTCATTGCCATCTTGGTTCCACCATTACCAAG GTGGACATATTCAGGGATGCTGCAGTTCTTATGGTCAATTACATTGACAAAATCCGCGCCCAAGGCTTTGAAGTTGATTACTTGAACATTGGAGGTGGTTTAGGAATAGACTATTATCACACTGGTGCTGTCCTTCCCAAACCCAGAAATCTGATTGACACC GTTAGGGAGCTGGTTCTGTCGAGAAATCTGAATCTCATCATTGAACCAGGGAGATCACTCATTGCAAATACCTGCTGCTTGGTTAATCACGTCACTGGGGTTAAAACTAATGgaacaaaaaatttcattgtaattgatgGCAGCATGGCTGAACTTATCCGTCCAAGTCTCTATGATGCTTATCAA CACATAGAGCTGGTTTCTCCAGCACCTCAAGATGctgaaatttctaaatttgatgTGGTGGGTCCTGTCTGCGAGTCTGCCGATTTCCTGGGGAAGGAGCGAGAACTTCCTACCCCTGATAGG GGAGCTGGTCTGGTTGTTCATGATGCAGGTGCTTACTGCATGAGCATGGCATCGACTTACAATCTGAAGATGCGCCCACCTGAGTACTGG GTTGAAGAAGATGGGTCAGTGTCCAAAATCCGGCATGGAGAGATATTCGAAGACCACATGCGGTTCTTTGAAGGTCTTTGA